Proteins encoded within one genomic window of Synechococcus sp. PCC 7335:
- a CDS encoding anti-sigma factor domain-containing protein, translating to MNTPTPSEQQLLLAGYILGDLDAEESQAFEQLLSSDPTVQQELIELQNSLDAVYNPEITPPPALKASVLAAVEQSIQTSTPQSQAEDQPLSSPDSVSTGLAVGNTESANPTNSSRTAVKFQRKILLLVSGFLAALSLYLGSQNYSLRQAVETLESEKAALEQTDDAAELVTYSLDTTENATVDEQTSSVEISVNSDRLTADLEARGLPVLSEDQVYALWTVIPEDTPATKDAKNAILTAVFRVDEAGNQIEEIILPAVFRDQTQIEAIAVTVENADQPQAHESSPILFRQL from the coding sequence ATGAATACCCCAACTCCATCTGAACAACAGCTTTTGCTAGCCGGATACATTCTAGGCGATCTCGATGCAGAAGAAAGCCAGGCGTTCGAGCAACTATTGTCTAGTGATCCAACGGTTCAACAAGAACTTATAGAACTACAAAACTCTTTGGATGCCGTCTATAACCCAGAGATAACCCCACCACCTGCTTTAAAGGCATCTGTTCTAGCGGCAGTAGAGCAGTCTATTCAAACCTCAACTCCTCAGTCGCAAGCAGAAGATCAGCCCCTCTCCTCGCCTGACTCAGTATCTACAGGCCTAGCGGTTGGTAATACAGAGTCCGCAAATCCTACCAACTCATCTCGAACAGCAGTAAAGTTTCAAAGAAAGATTTTGCTTTTAGTCAGCGGATTCCTAGCTGCACTCAGCCTCTACTTAGGATCGCAAAACTACAGTCTGCGCCAGGCTGTTGAAACGCTCGAGTCTGAGAAAGCTGCTCTTGAACAAACAGATGATGCTGCTGAACTAGTCACATACTCTTTGGATACAACAGAAAATGCAACGGTAGATGAACAAACTAGTTCTGTCGAAATTTCAGTCAATAGCGATCGCCTAACAGCAGATCTAGAGGCGAGAGGGCTACCCGTACTGTCCGAAGACCAGGTATATGCACTATGGACAGTCATACCCGAAGATACGCCAGCGACCAAAGATGCTAAGAATGCTATTCTGACAGCCGTCTTTAGGGTAGACGAGGCAGGCAATCAAATCGAGGAGATTATATTACCAGCTGTATTTCGCGATCAGACTCAAATAGAAGCCATTGCGGTTACTGTAGAAAATGCCGATCAGCCTCAAGCTCACGAGTCGAGTCCTATCTTATTCCGTCAATTGTGA
- a CDS encoding cell wall metabolism sensor histidine kinase WalK: MKDDLRRKKMGLRNQLLVSQLSVLAVAIASLAIVSRLYTPRYFVVTLERMELRGVRVQQQVKGQLLKGFEGAWVRGLFWSFVLGGASAGGASWWLSRRITKPLLRMESVTQQFAAGDFSSRVPPLEIPEFDRLGHSFNRMADDLEGVEQRRRELVGDLTHELRTPLTIVKGYLEGLADGAISPTPETYDRLANETERLRRLVNDLQELSKLESGYLPIHPQAVNIVPLVTQVCDRFADQLINSDQLKLTTEFSPDLLPVWGDPARIEQILVNLLSNALRHTKAGEVNVRVYTQATNDAKLVWIAVSDTGEGIKKTDIPRVFERFWRADRSRDRISGGSGIGLAICRRLVELQGGTITATSEIGVGSTFTFSLPVASDI; the protein is encoded by the coding sequence GTGAAAGATGATTTGCGTCGGAAAAAGATGGGATTACGCAATCAGCTGTTGGTTTCTCAGCTGAGCGTGCTAGCAGTGGCGATCGCATCACTAGCGATTGTGAGCCGACTATATACACCGCGATATTTTGTCGTGACGCTAGAGCGGATGGAACTGCGGGGTGTCAGAGTTCAACAGCAGGTGAAAGGTCAGCTGCTTAAGGGGTTTGAAGGGGCATGGGTACGAGGTCTGTTCTGGTCTTTTGTACTAGGAGGAGCAAGTGCAGGCGGCGCGAGCTGGTGGCTGTCTCGGCGGATTACAAAGCCGCTATTGCGGATGGAATCGGTTACGCAACAGTTTGCGGCGGGGGATTTTTCTTCTCGGGTACCACCGCTAGAAATCCCCGAATTTGACCGCTTAGGCCATAGCTTTAATCGGATGGCGGATGATTTAGAGGGCGTAGAGCAACGGCGGCGCGAGCTAGTAGGCGATCTTACCCACGAACTGCGTACGCCGCTGACGATCGTCAAAGGATATTTGGAAGGGCTAGCAGACGGTGCGATCTCGCCTACACCTGAGACGTATGATCGCCTTGCAAACGAGACAGAGCGACTTCGGCGACTAGTCAACGATTTGCAAGAGCTATCGAAGCTAGAGTCTGGCTATCTGCCGATTCATCCACAGGCAGTGAATATTGTGCCGTTGGTCACTCAGGTATGCGATCGCTTTGCCGATCAGCTAATTAATTCTGACCAGCTCAAGCTCACAACTGAATTTTCGCCGGACCTATTGCCCGTTTGGGGTGATCCTGCACGAATTGAGCAGATCTTGGTAAATCTACTGAGTAATGCACTGCGCCACACCAAAGCTGGTGAGGTGAATGTCCGTGTTTATACGCAAGCGACTAACGACGCTAAGTTGGTTTGGATAGCTGTTTCGGATACCGGTGAAGGCATTAAGAAAACCGATATTCCGCGCGTGTTTGAGCGCTTTTGGAGAGCAGATAGATCTCGCGATCGCATCTCAGGCGGATCGGGAATTGGTTTGGCTATCTGCCGGCGTTTAGTCGAACTTCAAGGCGGTACGATCACCGCTACTAGTGAGATTGGGGTGGGTAGTACCTTCACCTTTTCGTTACCAGTCGCCTCAGATATATAA
- a CDS encoding response regulator produces the protein MDILIVEDEADIAELIQLYLSKEGFRCHICRDGKTALDRFRLIQPDLIILDLMIPGLDGLEVCARVRQQNEIKDPYIMMLTARGEEMDRIIGLSTGADDYIVKPFSPRELVARVRAVLRRSLRGSHQPRTTYQTAHFTVDLDQRTASQKVVESVSREEGLEVEDSAEGNTSGQNAQNQLEIAQIPLELTPLEFDLLATFMSYPGRVWNRSQLIDKLWGEDFFGDERVVDTHIARLRKKIEPDPSAPTFVKTVVGVGYRFEDE, from the coding sequence ATGGATATATTGATTGTGGAAGATGAGGCTGATATTGCCGAACTCATTCAGCTTTATCTATCTAAAGAAGGCTTTCGCTGCCACATTTGCCGGGATGGCAAAACTGCGCTCGACCGTTTTAGATTGATTCAGCCAGATCTAATTATCTTAGATCTAATGATTCCAGGCTTAGATGGATTAGAGGTCTGTGCTAGGGTCCGTCAGCAAAACGAGATTAAAGATCCTTACATCATGATGCTGACTGCCCGCGGGGAAGAGATGGACCGCATTATAGGCCTATCGACGGGCGCAGACGACTATATAGTGAAGCCTTTTAGTCCTAGAGAACTTGTAGCCAGGGTTCGTGCCGTATTAAGGCGTAGTTTAAGAGGTAGCCATCAGCCAAGGACTACCTATCAAACAGCGCACTTTACAGTGGATCTCGATCAACGAACGGCTAGTCAAAAGGTAGTTGAATCAGTCTCTAGAGAGGAAGGTTTAGAGGTCGAAGACAGTGCCGAAGGTAATACCAGTGGACAGAATGCTCAAAACCAGTTGGAGATAGCGCAGATACCGTTGGAGCTAACGCCATTAGAGTTTGACTTATTAGCTACGTTCATGAGCTATCCAGGCCGGGTCTGGAACCGTAGTCAGCTGATTGACAAACTATGGGGAGAAGACTTCTTTGGAGATGAACGAGTAGTGGATACGCATATCGCCAGGCTACGCAAGAAGATTGAACCAGACCCGTCTGCGCCAACGTTTGTAAAGACGGTAGTGGGTGTGGGCTATCGGTTTGAGGATGAATAG